A stretch of the Streptococcus oralis genome encodes the following:
- a CDS encoding ASCH domain-containing protein, which produces MTPQEMWNAYKQINPSIGDEIDAWAFGVEADTLAGLVLKGEKTATASAYDLYAVEDESLPQEGTFDVILDSQNQAVCIVEITKVFVQPFHQVSADHAFKEGEGDKSLAYWRQVHEKFFTEWLEEAGLTFTPDSKVVLEEFCKVYPQ; this is translated from the coding sequence ATGACACCTCAAGAAATGTGGAATGCGTATAAGCAAATTAACCCCTCTATCGGAGATGAGATAGATGCCTGGGCTTTTGGAGTGGAAGCCGATACCTTGGCAGGTTTGGTTTTAAAAGGCGAAAAGACAGCAACCGCCTCAGCTTACGATCTTTACGCAGTAGAGGACGAATCTCTTCCACAAGAAGGGACCTTCGATGTCATTTTAGACAGTCAAAATCAGGCTGTCTGTATCGTCGAAATTACAAAGGTTTTCGTTCAGCCTTTTCATCAAGTTTCTGCTGACCATGCCTTTAAGGAAGGGGAAGGTGACAAATCCCTAGCCTATTGGCGTCAGGTTCATGAGAAATTCTTCACGGAGTGGCTGGAGGAAGCGGGCTTGACTTTTACACCTGACAGCAAGGTTGTTTTAGAAGAATTTTGCAAGGTCTACCCACAGTAG
- a CDS encoding ABC transporter ATP-binding protein, translating to MTALIEMNQVTKTYGEGKMKVVALHETNFQLNAGEFVAIVGPSGSGKTTFLTTLGQLQEASSGKILVKGKETGSLTEKEKTDLRFREFGFILQASNLIPFLTVKEQLDLIDRLDKGKNSKSDRKELFDLLDLEKVQNQYPKALSGGERQRAAIARALYNNPSIVLADEPTASLDTERAYQVTEMLAAIAHEQGRGVVMITHDTRLLDKVDRIYVMNDGHLVEETHA from the coding sequence ATGACAGCATTGATTGAAATGAATCAAGTGACAAAAACCTACGGGGAAGGAAAGATGAAAGTCGTTGCCCTGCATGAGACGAATTTTCAGCTAAATGCGGGAGAGTTCGTAGCTATTGTTGGACCTTCTGGCTCTGGCAAGACAACCTTTCTAACAACTCTAGGACAACTTCAGGAAGCATCGAGTGGAAAGATTCTAGTAAAGGGGAAGGAAACAGGCAGTTTGACGGAGAAGGAAAAAACAGACCTCCGTTTTAGAGAGTTTGGTTTCATTCTCCAGGCTTCAAACCTAATTCCTTTTCTAACGGTCAAGGAACAGCTTGACTTGATAGACAGACTGGATAAGGGAAAAAATAGTAAAAGTGACCGAAAAGAGCTATTTGACTTGTTGGATTTGGAAAAGGTCCAGAATCAGTATCCCAAGGCTCTATCGGGTGGCGAACGTCAACGTGCCGCGATTGCTAGAGCGCTTTATAACAATCCGAGTATCGTTCTTGCAGATGAGCCGACAGCCAGTCTTGATACCGAGCGTGCTTACCAAGTAACGGAGATGCTGGCTGCCATTGCCCATGAACAAGGTAGAGGAGTTGTTATGATTACGCATGATACTCGCCTTCTTGATAAGGTTGATCGTATTTATGTCATGAACGATGGCCACCTAGTTGAAGAAACACATGCATAA
- a CDS encoding SMI1/KNR4 family protein: protein METITQLLNEIEKSLQQLDHSCVEHLNSGITSLKIQELFEEIPLQPNQDLHALYAWRNGSKDSEGITLGELAFFPGFYLMSLEESVQTYLELIETDTWDQSWFPIFASGGGDFYAMILAPEAQGQILGF, encoded by the coding sequence ATGGAAACGATTACCCAATTATTAAATGAGATTGAAAAAAGTCTCCAACAGCTAGATCATTCTTGTGTAGAACATCTAAATTCGGGAATAACTTCTCTAAAAATCCAAGAATTGTTTGAGGAAATTCCATTACAGCCGAACCAGGACTTGCATGCCCTTTATGCTTGGAGAAACGGATCAAAAGATAGTGAGGGAATCACACTCGGTGAGCTGGCATTTTTTCCTGGTTTCTATTTGATGTCTCTGGAAGAAAGTGTCCAGACCTACTTGGAACTAATAGAAACGGATACTTGGGACCAGTCTTGGTTTCCAATTTTTGCTAGCGGAGGGGGAGATTTTTATGCCATGATCCTGGCTCCAGAAGCTCAGGGGCAAATACTTGGTTTTTAG
- a CDS encoding ABC transporter permease — protein sequence MYLAIKEILRNKLRYSLILTTIFLIAFMVFFMTSLALGLVRNNRAAIDNWQATGVVLSDYANDNLTASFIPEKDYKDKSSEEAAPLGYMFAVTNLVDGSEKVNVSIFAQDWDSFISPSLTEGRYPEGDDEVVVDQSFENYGMKLGDAIQLNGSEASYKIVGLTQGNKFFTEPVVFTSLTTYWTLQGTLKANRSVSALVLKNDIEVVGDGLKQISIPKMISKIPGYTPQVNVFSGMILAMIVITGLIVGIFVYIITIQKLGLYGIMRAQGIQIKTIVWSLFCQIFLLAGMGIALALLAIGGVILVLPATFFFYPSWIAYSVLSLVISLMALLGGVISLPRLLKVDPITAIAE from the coding sequence ATGTATCTTGCTATCAAAGAGATATTACGAAACAAACTTCGATATAGTTTGATTCTAACTACCATTTTTCTTATCGCTTTTATGGTCTTTTTTATGACCAGTCTAGCTCTTGGTCTTGTGCGAAACAACCGAGCAGCTATTGATAATTGGCAAGCGACGGGTGTCGTTTTATCCGACTACGCAAATGATAATTTGACGGCATCCTTTATTCCTGAAAAGGACTACAAGGACAAGAGTTCTGAAGAGGCTGCTCCATTGGGCTATATGTTCGCTGTAACCAATCTAGTTGATGGTAGTGAAAAGGTCAATGTTTCCATTTTTGCTCAAGACTGGGACTCTTTTATCTCTCCTAGTTTGACGGAGGGAAGGTACCCAGAAGGGGATGATGAGGTTGTCGTGGATCAGTCTTTTGAGAACTATGGGATGAAGCTAGGCGATGCCATTCAGCTCAATGGAAGCGAGGCAAGTTACAAGATCGTAGGCTTGACTCAAGGAAATAAATTTTTCACCGAGCCAGTTGTCTTTACGAGTCTGACAACTTATTGGACCTTACAAGGAACCTTGAAAGCCAATCGTTCCGTCTCTGCCTTGGTATTGAAAAATGATATAGAAGTGGTCGGGGATGGTCTGAAACAGATTTCCATTCCAAAAATGATATCGAAAATTCCTGGTTACACACCTCAGGTTAATGTATTTTCAGGAATGATTCTTGCTATGATTGTCATTACAGGCTTGATTGTGGGAATTTTTGTTTATATCATTACCATCCAAAAACTAGGTCTTTATGGAATAATGAGGGCTCAGGGGATACAGATCAAAACCATTGTATGGTCTCTGTTCTGTCAAATCTTCCTCCTAGCTGGTATGGGGATTGCTTTAGCCTTGCTGGCAATTGGAGGAGTGATTTTAGTCTTACCAGCTACCTTCTTTTTCTATCCAAGTTGGATAGCCTACTCTGTCCTAAGTTTGGTAATTTCCTTGATGGCCCTTCTAGGTGGTGTCATTTCACTTCCACGCTTGCTAAAGGTGGACCCGATTACTGCGATTGCAGAATGA
- a CDS encoding M1 family metallopeptidase: MQAVEHFITQFVPEHYDLFLDLSRETKTFSGKVTITGQAQSNRISLHQKDLEITSVEVAGQARPFTVDHENEALHVELAEAGQVELVIAFSGKITDNMTGIYPSYYTVDGVKKEVLSTQFESHFAREAFPCVDEPEAKATFDLALRFDQAEGEVALSNMPEIDVENRKETGIWKFETTPRMSSYLLAFVAGDLQGVTAKTKNGTLVGVYSTKAHPLSNLDFSLDIAVRSIEFYEDYYGVKYPIPQSLHIALPDFSAGAMENWGLVTYREVYLVVDENSTFASRQQVALVVAHELAHQWFGNLVTMKWWDDLWLNESFANMMEYVCVDAIEPSWNIFEDFQTGGVPAALKRDATDGVQSVHVEVKHPDEINTLFDGAIVYAKGSRLMHMLRRWLGDADFAKGLHAYFEKHQYSNTIGRDLWNALGQASGRDVAAFMDSWLEQPGYPVLTVKVENDVLKISQKQFFIGEHEDKSRLWVVPLNSNWKGLPDTLETESIEIPGYAALLAENEGALRLNTENTAHYITDYQGDLLDAVLAELESLDNTSKLQIVQERRLLAEAGHISYADLLPVLDKLAKEESYLVVSAVSQVISALERFIDEGTETEKAFNTLVAKLARHNYDRLGFEAKDGESDEDELVRQLAVSMMIRSNDAEASQVASQIFAAHKENLAGLPAAIRAQVLINEMKHHETKDLVATYLDLYTHATDAVFKRQLAAALAYSTDADNIQTLIRSWKDKFVVKPQDLSSWYLQFLGHQATQETVWVWARENWDWIKAALGGDMSFDSFVIFPSHIFKTEQRLVEYKEFFEPQLSDLALSRNIRMGIKDIAARVDLIKREKAAVEAVVAQYGKA, translated from the coding sequence ATGCAAGCAGTTGAACATTTTATTACGCAATTTGTTCCTGAACATTATGATTTATTTTTAGACTTGAGTCGTGAGACCAAGACCTTTTCTGGGAAGGTGACCATTACTGGTCAAGCACAGAGTAACCGTATTTCCCTTCACCAAAAAGACCTGGAAATCACTTCTGTAGAAGTTGCGGGTCAAGCTCGTCCATTTACAGTTGATCATGAGAATGAAGCCCTTCATGTCGAATTGGCTGAGGCTGGTCAAGTTGAATTGGTTATTGCTTTTTCAGGAAAAATCACAGACAACATGACAGGTATTTACCCTTCTTACTACACAGTGGATGGTGTCAAGAAGGAAGTCTTGTCTACCCAGTTCGAGAGCCATTTTGCGCGTGAAGCCTTCCCATGTGTGGATGAGCCTGAAGCCAAGGCTACTTTTGACCTCGCTCTTCGTTTTGATCAAGCAGAAGGTGAAGTGGCCTTGTCAAACATGCCAGAAATTGATGTGGAAAATCGTAAGGAAACAGGCATCTGGAAGTTTGAAACAACACCTCGCATGTCTTCTTACTTGTTGGCCTTTGTAGCAGGTGATTTGCAAGGTGTGACCGCTAAAACTAAAAATGGTACCCTCGTAGGTGTCTACTCAACCAAAGCCCACCCACTATCTAACCTTGATTTCTCATTAGACATCGCTGTTCGCTCAATCGAGTTTTACGAAGATTACTACGGAGTTAAGTATCCAATCCCTCAATCACTTCACATCGCCCTTCCTGACTTCTCAGCTGGTGCCATGGAAAACTGGGGTCTTGTGACCTACCGTGAAGTTTACTTGGTTGTGGATGAGAACTCAACCTTTGCTAGCCGTCAACAAGTAGCTCTTGTGGTGGCGCATGAGTTGGCTCACCAATGGTTTGGAAACCTCGTGACTATGAAATGGTGGGATGACCTCTGGCTCAATGAAAGCTTCGCAAACATGATGGAATACGTCTGTGTGGATGCCATCGAACCAAGTTGGAATATCTTTGAAGATTTCCAAACAGGTGGGGTTCCAGCTGCGCTTAAACGCGATGCGACGGATGGCGTGCAGTCTGTTCACGTCGAAGTCAAACACCCAGATGAAATTAATACGCTCTTTGATGGCGCTATCGTCTATGCCAAAGGAAGCCGTCTCATGCACATGCTTCGTCGCTGGCTCGGTGATGCGGATTTTGCTAAAGGCTTGCATGCTTACTTTGAAAAGCACCAGTACAGCAACACCATCGGTCGTGACCTTTGGAATGCCCTTGGTCAGGCATCAGGACGTGATGTCGCAGCCTTCATGGATTCTTGGTTGGAACAGCCTGGCTATCCAGTTCTCACTGTCAAAGTTGAAAATGATGTCTTGAAGATTTCACAAAAACAATTCTTTATCGGTGAGCACGAAGACAAGAGCCGCCTCTGGGTAGTGCCACTCAACAGCAACTGGAAAGGTTTGCCAGACACACTTGAAACTGAAAGTATCGAAATCCCTGGCTATGCCGCTCTTCTTGCTGAAAATGAAGGAGCTCTTCGTCTCAACACTGAAAATACAGCCCACTACATTACAGACTATCAAGGAGACTTGTTAGATGCTGTTCTTGCTGAGCTAGAGTCACTTGATAACACAAGCAAACTGCAAATCGTCCAAGAACGTCGTCTGCTTGCTGAAGCAGGGCACATTTCTTATGCTGACTTGCTCCCAGTCCTTGATAAACTTGCTAAGGAAGAGTCATACCTTGTTGTATCAGCTGTTTCTCAAGTGATTTCTGCCCTTGAGCGCTTTATTGATGAAGGTACAGAAACTGAGAAAGCCTTTAATACACTCGTTGCTAAATTGGCTCGTCACAACTATGACCGTCTTGGCTTTGAAGCCAAAGACGGGGAATCAGATGAGGATGAATTGGTTCGTCAGTTGGCCGTTTCTATGATGATTCGCTCAAATGATGCAGAAGCTAGTCAAGTCGCTAGCCAAATCTTTGCAGCTCATAAGGAGAATCTTGCAGGACTTCCAGCAGCCATCCGTGCACAAGTTCTCATCAATGAGATGAAACACCATGAGACCAAGGACTTGGTCGCAACTTATCTGGACCTCTACACTCATGCGACAGATGCTGTTTTCAAACGCCAGTTGGCAGCTGCTCTAGCCTACAGTACAGATGCTGACAATATCCAAACCTTGATTCGTTCATGGAAGGACAAATTTGTGGTGAAACCACAAGACCTTTCTTCATGGTACCTTCAATTCCTCGGACACCAAGCTACACAAGAAACTGTTTGGGTTTGGGCGCGTGAAAACTGGGATTGGATTAAGGCGGCCCTTGGTGGTGACATGAGCTTTGACAGCTTTGTCATCTTCCCATCACATATCTTTAAAACAGAGCAACGCTTGGTAGAGTACAAGGAATTCTTTGAACCACAACTTTCTGACCTAGCTCTTAGCCGTAACATCCGCATGGGGATCAAGGATATCGCAGCGCGTGTTGACTTGATTAAGCGTGAAAAAGCAGCAGTCGAAGCTGTTGTAGCCCAATATGGCAAGGCTTAA
- the ciaR gene encoding two-component system response regulator CiaR, whose product MIKILLVEDDLGLSNSVFDFLDDFADVMQVFDGEEGLYEAESGVYDLILLDLMLPEKNGFQVLKELREKGITTPVLIMTAKESLDDKGHGFELGADDYLTKPFYLEELKMRIQALLKRSGKFNENTLTYGDIVVNLSTNEVKVEDTPVELLGKEFELLVYFLQNQNVILPKTQIFDRLWGFDSDTTISVVEVYVSKVRKKLKGTAFAENLQTLRSVGYILKDVQ is encoded by the coding sequence ATGATAAAAATCTTATTAGTCGAAGATGACCTAGGCCTGTCAAACTCAGTATTTGACTTTTTAGATGATTTTGCAGATGTCATGCAGGTTTTTGATGGAGAAGAAGGTCTCTACGAAGCTGAAAGTGGCGTTTATGACTTGATTTTGCTTGACCTGATGTTGCCGGAAAAAAATGGTTTCCAAGTCTTGAAAGAATTGCGCGAAAAAGGAATTACCACACCAGTCCTTATCATGACCGCTAAGGAAAGTTTGGATGACAAGGGACATGGTTTTGAGTTGGGAGCAGATGATTATCTGACCAAACCTTTCTACCTAGAAGAACTCAAAATGCGGATCCAAGCCCTTCTCAAACGTTCAGGCAAGTTTAACGAAAACACCTTGACCTATGGAGATATTGTCGTCAACCTTTCAACGAATGAAGTGAAGGTGGAAGATACTCCTGTGGAACTACTCGGAAAAGAGTTTGAGTTATTGGTTTACTTCCTTCAAAATCAAAATGTTATTCTTCCTAAGACGCAAATTTTTGACCGTCTATGGGGGTTTGATAGCGATACGACGATTTCTGTTGTAGAAGTCTATGTCTCAAAAGTTCGTAAGAAATTGAAGGGAACAGCCTTTGCTGAAAATCTTCAAACCTTGCGTAGTGTCGGGTATATTTTAAAAGATGTTCAATAA
- a CDS encoding DUF3270 domain-containing protein: MSARKLEAYEFEQAPESKQTPLYQDYTPEAPVGPNLKEILFFVNIACFCIFMALFSFIFLALKLNTALSFIAAMGLSFALLQLQRKMMKRKFLK, translated from the coding sequence ATGTCCGCAAGAAAACTAGAAGCTTATGAGTTTGAACAAGCTCCCGAATCGAAACAAACTCCGCTTTACCAAGATTACACACCTGAAGCCCCAGTCGGCCCTAACCTAAAAGAGATTTTATTTTTTGTAAATATCGCTTGTTTCTGTATTTTTATGGCACTGTTTAGTTTTATCTTTTTAGCCTTAAAATTAAATACAGCTTTATCCTTTATCGCTGCAATGGGTCTTAGTTTCGCCCTTTTACAACTTCAACGAAAGATGATGAAACGAAAATTTTTAAAATAA
- a CDS encoding NUDIX hydrolase, whose amino-acid sequence MEIKHHFGVYGICYEKGKLLCIEKMRGPYQHRFDLPGGSQEVGEGLTETLKREVLEETGYTLSRYSNPRMYDVLVQEEGQDFAVHHIMAFYDIVLDFESSQQSLPQEVLDGSNDSAKAIWLPLEQMTEENASPLVLKVKAELRGFPELELTSYKNWKVKEKKENK is encoded by the coding sequence ATGGAAATCAAACATCACTTTGGCGTCTATGGCATTTGCTATGAGAAAGGAAAATTACTCTGCATTGAGAAAATGAGAGGGCCTTATCAGCATCGTTTTGATCTACCGGGTGGTAGTCAGGAAGTAGGGGAGGGGTTGACAGAAACTCTCAAGAGAGAAGTTCTGGAAGAGACAGGATATACTCTTAGCCGTTATTCAAATCCTAGGATGTATGATGTGCTGGTTCAAGAAGAGGGGCAAGACTTCGCTGTTCACCATATCATGGCCTTTTATGATATCGTACTCGATTTCGAGAGCTCTCAACAATCCCTTCCTCAGGAGGTTCTTGATGGAAGCAATGATTCAGCAAAGGCAATTTGGCTTCCTCTTGAGCAGATGACCGAAGAAAATGCTTCTCCCTTAGTATTGAAGGTAAAGGCAGAGTTACGAGGATTCCCAGAATTGGAACTGACAAGTTATAAGAATTGGAAGGTAAAAGAAAAGAAGGAGAACAAATGA
- a CDS encoding imm11 family protein gives MKYYFVMDDKANKSFNFDVEYGRVDFEIQTKPYEEEWSKPIEYIYDPNCPDVIYYNFVNKKQYINKINFDYDYYWYSHGFILSKKLATIFKQFKIQGHVWKKLKFTVNGDVMEAPDFYLFKFNTYTRDNPAPDFIDYEKTESFPSKTMYTVSRKIVLKEDVDYDIFKPGRVELLAAAGFVVTEEVKEAIESNRCGRGIRFLPIETAQEEYCKHSFKDFNDLIKRPKPRIPW, from the coding sequence ATGAAGTACTACTTTGTGATGGATGATAAAGCAAATAAATCCTTTAATTTTGATGTTGAATACGGACGAGTGGATTTTGAGATTCAAACGAAACCCTACGAAGAAGAATGGAGTAAACCGATAGAATATATCTATGATCCAAATTGTCCCGATGTGATCTATTATAATTTTGTGAATAAAAAACAATACATAAATAAAATAAATTTTGATTATGATTATTATTGGTATTCCCATGGTTTTATCCTTTCTAAAAAGTTAGCAACCATTTTTAAACAATTCAAAATTCAGGGTCATGTTTGGAAAAAGCTTAAATTTACAGTGAATGGCGATGTAATGGAAGCTCCTGACTTTTATCTATTTAAATTTAATACCTATACCAGAGATAATCCCGCTCCTGATTTTATTGATTATGAGAAAACAGAATCGTTCCCTTCTAAAACGATGTATACAGTATCAAGAAAAATAGTCTTAAAAGAGGATGTTGACTATGATATTTTTAAGCCTGGAAGGGTTGAATTACTTGCAGCGGCTGGCTTTGTCGTTACGGAGGAAGTAAAAGAAGCCATCGAATCGAATCGCTGTGGTCGAGGCATTCGTTTTTTACCGATTGAAACAGCTCAAGAAGAATATTGCAAACATAGTTTCAAGGATTTTAACGACTTAATAAAAAGACCAAAACCAAGAATACCCTGGTAA
- a CDS encoding sensor histidine kinase gives MFNKLKKTWYADDFSYFIRNFGVFTLIFSAMTLIILQVMHSILYTSVDEKLQALSSSPQAVIQLALNRATEEVKDIQPATADANKAEIKPNVSSNTEVLLFDKDFNQLLLGNRFLGLDKIKLDKKELNHIRQIQVVNSYGQEETYRMILMETNSSTVSSNVKYAAVLINTSQLEQISQNHEHLIVVVMASFWLLSLIASVYLARVSVKPLLESMQKQKPFVENASHELRTPLAVLQNRLENLFRKPEATIMESSESIASSLEEVRNMRFLTTNLLNLARRDDGIKPVIAEVSPQFFKTTFANYELIASENDRVFNYENRIYRPFMTDQLLLKQLMTILFDNAIKYTEEDGKIEFVVHATDRHLYLTVTDNGIGISATDKKKIFDRFYRVDKARTRQKGGFGLGLSLAKQIVDALRGTISVKDNKPRGTIFEVKIAIQSPSKRKNK, from the coding sequence ATGTTCAATAAACTAAAAAAAACATGGTATGCAGATGATTTCAGCTATTTCATTCGAAACTTTGGAGTGTTCACACTGATCTTCTCTGCTATGACCTTGATTATCCTCCAGGTCATGCACTCGATTCTCTACACTTCTGTAGATGAAAAACTCCAAGCCCTTAGTAGCAGTCCCCAAGCTGTCATCCAGTTAGCCCTGAATCGGGCAACTGAAGAGGTCAAGGATATTCAACCAGCAACAGCGGATGCCAACAAGGCTGAAATCAAACCCAATGTCAGCTCCAATACGGAAGTCTTGCTCTTTGACAAGGATTTTAACCAACTCTTACTGGGCAATCGTTTTTTAGGTTTGGACAAGATCAAGCTGGACAAAAAGGAGTTGAATCACATTCGCCAAATCCAAGTTGTCAATAGCTACGGTCAGGAAGAAACCTATCGGATGATTTTGATGGAAACAAATTCGTCCACTGTTTCAAGCAATGTCAAATATGCGGCGGTTTTAATCAATACCAGCCAGCTCGAGCAAATCAGCCAAAATCACGAGCATTTAATTGTTGTAGTCATGGCTAGTTTCTGGCTCCTGTCTTTAATTGCCAGTGTTTACTTGGCACGCGTCAGTGTCAAACCCTTGCTGGAAAGCATGCAAAAGCAGAAGCCCTTTGTTGAAAATGCGAGTCACGAACTGAGAACGCCTTTGGCCGTTTTACAAAATCGTTTGGAAAATCTCTTTCGAAAACCAGAGGCAACGATTATGGAATCCAGCGAAAGTATCGCTTCCAGTCTTGAAGAAGTTCGCAACATGCGCTTCCTCACGACCAATCTTCTCAACCTTGCACGTCGCGATGATGGAATCAAACCAGTAATAGCAGAAGTATCACCACAGTTCTTTAAGACGACCTTTGCTAACTATGAGTTGATTGCTTCTGAAAATGATCGAGTTTTTAACTACGAAAATCGGATTTATCGTCCCTTCATGACCGATCAGTTACTCCTAAAACAGCTCATGACCATTTTATTTGACAATGCCATCAAGTATACCGAAGAAGATGGGAAAATTGAGTTCGTAGTTCATGCTACAGATCGTCACCTCTATCTAACAGTAACGGATAACGGAATTGGAATCTCAGCTACTGACAAGAAGAAAATCTTTGACCGTTTTTATCGTGTAGACAAGGCAAGAACTCGTCAGAAAGGTGGCTTTGGTCTTGGACTATCCTTGGCCAAGCAGATCGTAGATGCCTTACGAGGAACGATTAGCGTAAAAGATAACAAACCTAGAGGAACAATTTTTGAAGTTAAAATCGCTATTCAATCTCCTTCAAAACGTAAGAATAAATAA
- a CDS encoding NTF2 fold immunity protein, whose amino-acid sequence MPHTNLAKETFLQFMQAMYSWERKATRSLKNKADKEMLKDELAAIFDQFCRSKKTLRAREVSLSVRFPFDYKIETHPIIDEEHDGNQTYFYIKENRSGLETLYRFRMVFQEGRWWIDKKEWLGDGKWINSSL is encoded by the coding sequence ATGCCCCATACGAATCTAGCAAAAGAAACCTTCCTCCAGTTTATGCAGGCCATGTATTCTTGGGAGAGGAAAGCCACTAGGAGCTTAAAAAACAAAGCTGATAAAGAGATGTTGAAGGATGAATTAGCTGCTATATTTGATCAGTTTTGTAGATCTAAAAAAACACTCAGAGCAAGGGAAGTATCTTTATCTGTTCGATTTCCATTTGACTATAAAATAGAAACGCATCCCATCATTGATGAAGAGCATGACGGGAATCAAACTTACTTCTATATCAAGGAGAATCGTTCTGGTTTAGAAACTCTCTATCGTTTTCGAATGGTGTTTCAAGAAGGACGATGGTGGATTGATAAGAAAGAATGGCTTGGTGATGGGAAGTGGATCAATTCTTCCTTGTGA
- a CDS encoding immunity protein has product MTVNINELVKEHGFCVVSTEEKSFRLDEVRFNLLSYLEDYPKMGFSFVKVANELVELRRKQEVYRLFGQCFLGFFVIGEEEQIFLLCNSEGREVFQEDRVFVNSSLQAFISSYSLFLSSIFLLKAKFYEIEQDEVEEIAANLKSQVLALDKHLEQQLPFWEHMAYLIEDDGIVLRDDLFHILNKEQ; this is encoded by the coding sequence ATGACAGTCAATATCAATGAATTAGTGAAGGAGCACGGTTTTTGTGTGGTGTCTACAGAGGAGAAATCATTTCGTCTGGATGAGGTCCGTTTCAACCTTTTGTCTTATTTAGAGGATTATCCAAAAATGGGATTCTCTTTTGTCAAAGTAGCTAACGAACTAGTCGAACTCAGGAGAAAGCAAGAGGTCTATAGGCTTTTTGGCCAGTGTTTTTTAGGATTTTTTGTGATTGGAGAAGAGGAGCAAATCTTTTTACTTTGCAATTCTGAAGGAAGGGAAGTTTTTCAAGAAGATAGAGTTTTTGTCAATTCTTCCTTGCAAGCTTTTATTTCCTCTTATTCGCTCTTTCTATCAAGCATCTTTCTTTTGAAAGCAAAGTTTTATGAGATTGAGCAAGATGAAGTCGAAGAAATTGCAGCAAACTTGAAGAGTCAAGTACTTGCCCTAGATAAGCACCTTGAACAACAATTGCCCTTTTGGGAGCATATGGCTTATTTGATAGAAGACGATGGAATTGTTCTAAGAGATGATCTCTTTCATATCTTAAATAAAGAGCAGTAG
- a CDS encoding Imm26 family immunity protein, with protein sequence MELIMEKKLPQLKIREWNEKPRTKLRFIKIGDIFCYQFSEEMFVFGQILGKVNVGHVIQFFDIFQASPTITVEELSRAQFIGKPIIVDSYTLFDRSPVWSWQIIGHQADFDPSPFKDLAFKWGDPNGLHFGKVWLDGRRESKIFSREEVEDLDWEACVGSIVYNRILEEELASRNKGV encoded by the coding sequence ATGGAATTAATTATGGAGAAAAAATTGCCCCAGTTAAAGATTCGTGAGTGGAATGAAAAGCCAAGAACAAAACTTCGATTTATTAAAATTGGTGATATTTTTTGCTATCAATTTTCGGAGGAAATGTTTGTATTTGGTCAAATCCTTGGAAAAGTGAATGTTGGTCATGTCATCCAATTTTTCGATATCTTTCAAGCAAGTCCTACTATAACAGTTGAGGAGCTAAGTCGTGCTCAATTTATAGGTAAGCCCATCATTGTAGACTCCTACACCTTGTTTGATCGAAGTCCAGTATGGTCTTGGCAGATAATTGGTCACCAAGCGGATTTTGATCCAAGCCCTTTTAAGGATTTAGCCTTTAAGTGGGGAGATCCAAATGGTCTTCACTTTGGGAAGGTCTGGCTAGATGGTAGGCGGGAATCTAAGATTTTTTCTAGGGAAGAAGTTGAGGACCTAGACTGGGAAGCCTGTGTTGGAAGTATAGTTTATAACAGAATCTTGGAAGAAGAACTGGCAAGCAGAAATAAAGGAGTTTGA